In the Candidatus Zixiibacteriota bacterium genome, one interval contains:
- a CDS encoding cytochrome c oxidase subunit 3: MQIPHTLTARADTGLYNAKLGIWLFLASEVMLFGGLFSAYVLLRVGSTDWPHGADILNVPLAMLNTMVLITSSVTMVMSWASLRQGKVAAYKGYMVATLLCGFGFMIIKAIEYGAKFSHHLYPGESTFLAVYFTLTGLHGLHVVGGIIVIGYHLLTSNRWLRSEPERLTNRVEVVGLYWHFVDLVWIFLFPLLYLL, translated from the coding sequence ATGCAGATACCGCACACACTGACGGCGCGCGCCGACACCGGGCTGTACAATGCCAAGCTCGGCATCTGGCTCTTCTTGGCGTCGGAAGTGATGCTCTTCGGCGGCTTGTTCTCCGCCTATGTCCTGTTGCGCGTCGGGTCGACCGACTGGCCGCATGGCGCCGATATCCTCAATGTCCCGCTGGCGATGCTCAACACGATGGTGCTGATCACCTCCAGCGTCACGATGGTCATGTCGTGGGCGTCGCTGCGGCAGGGCAAGGTGGCCGCCTACAAAGGGTACATGGTCGCGACGCTCCTGTGCGGCTTCGGATTCATGATCATCAAGGCCATCGAATACGGGGCGAAGTTTTCGCACCACCTGTATCCGGGCGAGAGCACGTTTCTGGCGGTCTACTTCACGCTGACCGGCCTGCACGGACTGCACGTCGTCGGCGGGATCATCGTGATCGGCTATCACCTCCTGACCAGCAACAGGTGGCTGCGCTCCGAACCCGAACGGTTGACCAACCGCGTGGAAGTCGTCGGACTGTATTGGCACTTTGTCGACTTGGTCTGGATTTTCCTGTTCCCGTTGCTCTACTTGTTATAG
- a CDS encoding SH3 domain-containing protein — protein MMRTSDLIVVSAVVCGVALAACSSSKKERVGRVETEAGASADATAADSAGIAAGVDGRLSSARYMFVNVNVANVRAEPSTAGEIIAKMRYPDSTDVTGLREGEWIGVEFETSDGNYKTGWVHVSLLSETREAAKLKLEQPE, from the coding sequence ATGATGAGAACATCCGATCTGATCGTCGTTTCCGCAGTCGTCTGCGGCGTGGCCCTGGCGGCCTGCTCGTCGAGTAAAAAAGAACGGGTCGGCCGCGTCGAGACCGAAGCCGGAGCATCGGCCGATGCCACGGCAGCCGACAGCGCGGGCATCGCCGCCGGCGTGGACGGACGACTCTCTTCGGCGCGTTACATGTTCGTCAACGTCAATGTCGCCAATGTCCGGGCGGAACCGTCGACGGCCGGGGAGATCATCGCCAAAATGCGCTATCCCGATTCGACCGATGTCACCGGACTGCGCGAGGGCGAATGGATCGGCGTGGAGTTCGAGACATCCGATGGCAACTACAAAACCGGGTGGGTGCACGTATCCTTGTTGTCCGAAACGCGCGAGGCCGCCAAACTGAAACTGGAGCAGCCGGAGTAG
- a CDS encoding cytochrome C oxidase subunit IV family protein has translation MAHTDAQSIKREVRGYIAVFVALAALTVLTVIASRLDVSTAMHIFIALFIAVVKGGLVAAYFMHLISEKKLIYSTLILTVIFFLALMFLPLSTFMDHLHV, from the coding sequence ATGGCGCACACCGACGCACAGAGCATCAAACGCGAAGTCCGCGGTTACATCGCTGTGTTCGTTGCGCTGGCGGCGCTGACGGTGCTGACCGTAATTGCGTCCCGCCTCGACGTATCGACGGCGATGCACATCTTCATTGCGTTGTTCATTGCGGTGGTCAAGGGCGGGCTCGTGGCCGCCTACTTTATGCATCTGATCTCCGAGAAGAAGCTGATTTACAGCACGCTGATCCTGACGGTCATCTTCTTTCTGGCGCTGATGTTTCTGCCGTTGTCGACCTTTATGGACCATTTGCACGTCTAA
- a CDS encoding cytochrome c oxidase subunit II, which yields MPEFLHWLGLPEIASAHGYQIDRLIGWIHILMFALFIGWGIFFIMILFRFRAGRHPKADHVGVRGHGSTYLEVTVAIVEAVLLIGFSIPVWSKVVVNVPDPADAPTIRVVAQQFQWNIHYPGHDGVFGRVDSKLMDDQSNPVGLDRSDPAGADDIWTINQLHLPVNQPVLIQLSSKDVIHCFALPIMRVKQDVIPGMMIPVSFTPIKTGQSEIACAQLCGLGHYRMRGFLSIDTQAEYDTWMAEEIEYLQPSDEDESEETDAPAEGSSEG from the coding sequence ATGCCTGAATTCCTCCATTGGCTCGGACTTCCGGAAATCGCCTCGGCGCACGGCTACCAGATCGACCGCCTGATCGGATGGATCCATATTCTCATGTTCGCGCTCTTCATCGGGTGGGGGATATTCTTCATTATGATCCTCTTCCGATTCCGTGCGGGGCGTCATCCAAAGGCCGATCACGTCGGCGTGCGGGGGCACGGATCCACCTATCTCGAAGTCACGGTGGCCATCGTCGAAGCGGTGCTCCTGATCGGATTCTCGATTCCCGTCTGGTCGAAGGTCGTGGTCAATGTCCCCGATCCGGCCGATGCGCCGACCATCCGCGTGGTCGCCCAGCAGTTTCAGTGGAATATCCACTACCCCGGCCACGATGGGGTGTTCGGTCGCGTCGACAGCAAACTCATGGACGATCAGAGCAACCCGGTCGGACTGGATCGCTCCGATCCCGCCGGCGCCGATGACATCTGGACCATCAACCAACTCCACCTGCCGGTCAACCAGCCGGTCCTGATCCAATTGTCCAGCAAGGACGTCATTCACTGCTTTGCGTTGCCGATCATGCGGGTCAAGCAGGATGTCATCCCCGGCATGATGATTCCGGTTTCCTTTACTCCGATCAAGACGGGGCAATCGGAGATCGCCTGCGCGCAGTTGTGCGGCCTGGGGCACTATCGCATGCGCGGATTCTTAAGCATCGACACACAGGCCGAGTACGACACCTGGATGGCCGAGGAGATCGAATACCT